The genomic segment CCAGCTACCGCGATCCGCATGCATCCACCAGCTTTCGATTATTGTTTCTCGATTTTCTCCGCCCACATTTGTGTGAAGCCGTCTAAATCTTTTTCAACATATTGGTATTTAATTTTACTTTTCTCTGGCAGCGAATTAATGACATCAAGCAGTTCATCATTAATTTGCAAAACGATGGTGCCGCTTGGCGTATCTACTTCAATGGAGTGGGTATCGATAAGGCCATTGAATACACCTTCACCAGTTTTCAAATCTGGGTTGGCGGTCGGTGTGTCTGTGCTGCTTTCTGGCGACGCTTCGCCAGGCTCTGTTACGCTTCCGCCATCACTCGGTGATGGTGCCGCGCTTTCCTCTGGTGTCGGCGATACGGTAGCTGGCTGCTCATCCGTGGCAACCGGGCTGCTGGATGCAGCGGGAGCGTTATTGCTATTGCTTGAGCAAGCGGCGGTTGCGAGCATAATTGCTACTAATAGGGAGCTCGTCACCATCAAGCTGCTTTTTTTGGTTTTATTATTTTTTGTCATTGTGAAGCACCTCCTGGCAATATAAACGAAATCTGATCGCAATAGGTTCCAAAAAAAGAGATCAGAGCGAGCCCTCGCCGTGCTCGTACATGTTCTTACACGGACGAAAGACTCGTTAAACAGCCAGCGCCAGGCTAATCGTTAATGGATAGAACTAAGAAACGCTATTTGTTGAGCAAATGCTTGAATGGGCTGTAATCAATGCCTTGCTTCTCGAGAAAGGTAACGAGTACTTTGTAGTCTCTTTTGGGGGTAGCCCGTATGTATCCTTCTACACAATGTGCCCTTGTGACCTCTTTGGCTTCATATTCAATAGCCACTTGACCGATCTTGGCAGCTATGGAGTGTTTCGCTATATCTCGGAACGCAGATGGGACAGGCGCGACCAGCTCATCAAGAAAAAGCTTCGACTCCTGGGTCCACATGCTGCGGCTTCTGTCCACCCAATAATTTTGCCAATCGAGCTTTGACTTGCCATCCCGCTGAGGGAGCACCTTCAAAAACTTGCGGAACATAAAGAAACCGCCGATTGCCATGAATACGACCATGACGATTGCCCAGAAAATGATGAAATACATAAACCAATCAGGAGCTGATTTCATATCCAATTTTCACCTCATGGATGAATTATAGCGTATTCCTAGATTTATTTCGACATTCCTTGTAAAATCCTTGATTTATAAGGGGTTTAAGGGGCTGATTTCTCATTCAGCCCCAGCACTAGCCCCAACAGCCCCAGTTAGAGTCTCCGTAAAAATAACCACAGCTCTATTTTCAAGCTCTTTGTAAGAGTGACCGTATACCTTATAAACCATTTCTACAGTATTGCCTAATCGGTCTGCTATGGTCTTAGGTGGAACACCATTGTTAATCAAAACCGTGGCGTGAGTATGCCTAAAACCGTGCGGCGAGATACGAGTGATACTAATCTTTTCAACTTTCATCTTTTTATACGTATATTGCAGGGTATGTTTCATGACCTCTGTGTATATTTTAGTTGCCCCTGCATGGGTTATAAAAATGTGATCTGATTGCTCCAATCTTAAACCGAACCTGAATTTTGTCTCAATACACCATTTTTTATAAGCAGTCAATTGGTCTATTACAATTTTGTCAACCGGAAGCGTATGTAAGTTGATCGATCAAGCTCCTCTAATTTGAATCGACCAAGTAAGGGCTTCATGTGTTTTTTTATAGTCTGTTTCCTTACAACACAAGTGGAAATTGCCCAGCTATCGCTATACATTTCATACCAGATATCTAGCCATTGCCCTACTGTTATTTGGCTATATTGGACTTTTTTTAGATTACCGTTAGCAACATCAACCTTTGCTTGCAATAATGCTCTTTCGGCTTCTTTTCCATTAACATCATGATATTTATAGCGATAACGGTATCGTGCTTCGCCGTTTTTTAATGTGTATTTCTGTACTTCTTTTTCTTCTTTCTTTTTCATTTTCATCCTAAAAGCATAGGTTCTGAAACAACCGACTGTTTGCGTTATCGTTGGCAGTCTTGGACGGATGCAATTGTATCTCCAAGTGTAGGCTCTATTGCTGGTCTTGCACTTACTGCCAATGCGTTGCTTGTTAACCTGAGATACCCTACGCAGATGCGGATTGCACCTACCGTAACGGTTACAAACAATAATGTACTAAACCAAGTGCGTAAGACATCGGATGGAGCGGCAATTGCAATAAGCTCCTATACTACATTGACGTCCAACAAAGGATTTTTACTATTAAGCGTAGCGGGGACGCCATTTACTGTTGGTCAGTATTATGACTTTGATCTTGTGGCGGATGCCGAACTTTAAAAGACATCATTGTTCAACAAAACTTAGTTGTGATAACATATTCACAAATAGGGGGGGTCTTGTGATAGCATCAATCATCATAGCGTTTATGACATTGTTTTGCCAAAACTTTAATCAATTACCCACATATAATCCAGAGTATACAGTCTCATATGATACAATTAATGGAGTGGGGGCTATTGCCAGTTTACCAGACTCTTATGATCCGAAGATTGAAAATAAGTTTGTGATCTTTTTTCACGGTAATTCTGGACCATCGAAGATGCTTTGGGATCATGAATATGTGAGATCAATCAATGTTGAATTACTTAAAGCGGGTTATGTGGTGATTGGATCTGATTATTCTCTTGTACAAAATTGGGGCAATCCTCAGTCTGTAAAAGAAACAAAGGAATTGATTGACTTTTACCAAGCTAAATATAATCTGGAAGATCAGCCATATGTTTACTTGAGTAGCATGGGTGGGCTTACTGGTCTGAATTCTATAACACAAGGTGTTATTAAACCGAAAGCAGTGATTGGTTTATTCCCTGCAATTAACTTGAGATATTTGCAGCAGAACAAATTCGTTGATCAAATAGACCTTGCGTATGGAATTAAATACGGCGATAGTCCAGGTAACAAATTGGATGGATATGATCCATTAAGTGATAATGATGGAAACTTGTTTAAAGATATTCCGTTTAAAATCTGGAGTTCAAAAGATGATACGATCATCGAGCATCAGCACCATACACAAGCATTTAGTGATAAAATAAATGCGATTGGTGGTAATGTAGAAGTAATCGAAGTAACTGGTGAACATGGCGATCTATCTCATTACAGACCAAAAGATGTAGTCAAGTTTTTCGATAAATATTAAGGCAAAAAGAGTCTATCCTTGATAGACTCTTTTTTTATCTACTGAGGAGGTTACCATGTGAGAACACTAACACTATATCAGGACCAACGAATTCTGGATGATCATATGCGGCTTTTCTTCTGCCTTTGAGCAGCCAAAGGAAAATGACATTCTACTGTTGGAGGATGGGCCGCGGCATTTCCAAGAGGTGTTTTCTCAGCCGCTGACAAACGGTCAGGGACTCTACACTTATAAATGGGATGGCAGAGCAAAATAGTCGAGCGAACGGTCGAGGAGCTGGCAACGGATGCGCCAGAGCCGGCAACAACAATTACGCCAGAGCAGCAGCGGCTAATCGATTTGGAACTTACCATGGCTGATCTTATCGCAGGAGGTGGGCTGTAATGCCGATGCCGGATTATAAAGTTAGGGTGATGACTAATGCATGTATCACTCGCTATGACAAGGGAGAGCGAGGCATAGCTGATATCGTGGACAGTTATGGGCTGCCGTCAGCGGATGCGGAGCTGGTATTAATGGAGATTGCGGTCAAGCGGCCGGAATAAACTACAAGAATGTAAATCATGATTTACGATGTACTTAATGTCGTACTTTATAGCGAGTTTTTAATACGTATTTTGTATGACAACTGTATGACAAGATTTACAACTATGTGTTATAATACAGACAAGTTAAGCGTAAAATGAAAAAAAGGGGACGATTCGCGGTCGCCCCCTCATGCACGATACTTGGGTGGGAATCCTCCAGCCTAGCGAAAAATAACCCGTTACCCTTGCGAGAACTTGGGCGGGTTATTTTCGTTTATGCAGATAAGTAAGTAATGCCAGCAAGAACATGCCAAGCATAATCACTTCCGTCAACGAAAAATTCATAAGCATCACCCCCGATCTGGAGGCGATACTACCCACCCAAGTAAATCGTACCGAATTATTATTCCATATTTTTACAAATGTATTAATAGAATCATATAACTTTAAGCCGTATGGGATTTCAGCCCTACGGCTTTTACTATTTTAGGAGGTAAACGGGATGATGACAGGTAAAACGATCTTTGGGGTAATAGGTGCCGTAGTGGTGCCAGCCTTTAAATATATGTATGGGGCAGGGGATGCAGTGGTATCGGCAATGGTTGCACTCACGTTTTTTATTGTAATGGATTGGATTAGCGGCATCCGAGCTGCAAAACAGGATTACAGCTATAGCAGCAAATATGGGATTGACGGCATTTTTAGGACTTTGTTTATGCTGCTGCTACCAGCTGGCGGCCATTTGTTGGATAGCATGTTTGGTCTGCCTGGTATCCTGTTCGGGGCGCTCACAGCTGGGCTCCTGTATCATGTAATCCAGTCTATGGTAGCTAACTCATTGCGAGCTGGCTGGGGACAATAGCTGCCACTCAATGTCTTTGAGACACTTCTCAAGTGGGTAGGGTCGGTGCTGGACAAAAAAATAAACAGAGCTGCCGAACGCGGCGGCGTTGTGGGAGGCAAGTCTGATGACGATACCCTATAAAATTTACCACATACCAAAAGGGACTGCCTGTAATCGCCGTCCTGCTCTACCAATGACTGCGACGACAATAACTATCCATAACACCGGCAATGTCAGCAGCACGGCAGCAAATGAGCGTGCTTGGCTCACAAACGCCAGCAATGACCGAACAGCATCATACCATATCGTCGTGGATTAGCTGGGGGCGATAGAGTATCTGCCGCTGACCGAAAACGCATGGCACAGCGGAGACGGCAGCAAAGCGACAAGCGGCAATAGGGCAAGCATCGGTATCGAGATTTGCGAAAGCGGCAATTACAGCAAGGTGTTAGATAACGCCGTCGAGCTGGTAGCCGACATGCTTAAGCAGCGCGGCTGGGGCGTAGAGCGGCTGCGGCGCCACTACGACTGGTCAGGCAAGATATGCCCGCACCTGATGTATGATGGCGGAAAATGGACAGGCTGGACAACGTTTAAAAATAGAGTGGCAGTTAAGCTACAGGAGGTTGAGCCAGAAATGAAAGCAGAGAACGCGAACGCGATTATCAAGAAGTATTTACAGCCTGACTGGGCAGCAGCGCATAAAAAGGGTGATGCAGCAGGTAAAGAGGAAACGCACCGGGTAGCTAATGAATTGCGGAAAGCCAGCGGTCAGAAAGAGCAATAAAATATTTCGCACCTTTCTAAGAGGCCCTACCGACTATTAATGTTGGTAGGGCCTTTTTTTTGTCCGTAACGTGTCCGTTCAATGTCCGTTCATTGTCCGATTAAGTTACGAAAGGAGTTAAAATAGACTATATAGTAATGATGTAATTCAGGAAGATAATCCCATCGAAATAATTGACAGAATTGTACAAGTGATATTACATTCGATAAAAGCCTGGTTATAGGTCTGGAGGCTAATACATTACTAAAAGAGGGCTCTATGAAACTAGTCAAAGTTTTTACAGAAGTGCGTTTCGAAAATGCGATTTTATTTAAAGATGCAAGAACGATAAATTCCCTCATAAAAGAGCTGAAAAATATTTTCTCGATATCGGATGATAGCCATATGAATGAGGGGATAATTGCATTTTATTAACCGTCAAGACACATACAATGTTTCGTTCATAACAACAGGGTAGTTATTGATTGTGACACACCTAAAGACTTTTCTCATTTCAATTCTGTAGCAAGTAAAGTAATTCCTAATGTTATTAGGAAGTTTGAAGTCGAGAAAACCGACCACATAGGGGTTAGGGCGCATTTTGTTGATGAATCGATTAAGGATGCTAAGCAGTCATCTCTTAAAGTTCTGAATAAGTTCTTTAAAGATGTCGGGTTTCTTAAACGAAATACTGATACTCCATTGTTGCAGCCTAATCTTGGATTTATGATTGAGGATAACTCCGAGTTTTTCTTGAATGTATCAATTGCTCATCACCAAATTGGCACTGGAAAAATGGCCAATTCGGGAAAAGTTGAGTTGGAAATTCAATCGACTTCTCCATTAGTTGATTTAGACATATTTACTTCAGTCCCCAAGGAACATCATCAAATTAATGGAGTGTTGAAATACTGCTGTGACCGTCTGCCGAAATACGTACCTTTAATATGGGAGGTTTGAATGTGACTTCATCACTAATGAGACAGACTAACCCCTCTGTATATAAGTACACAGAATCGGGAACAGTTGTTAACGAGCTAAACATGAATACTGGAAGGTTCACAAAAGGACTCACTCGACATGAAGAGTATAATCTACCTAACCTGTTTTTAGAAGTTCAGGAAATGGGTATTAGTTCTATTATGATTGATACTGCATATGGTACAATTAGTATATCACTAATAAATGTCGAAGAAGAAATTAGGAGGGTGATTAGTGTGATGGATAAAAAACATCTCCTCTATAGGTACTACACATTTATTTGGATACTTTGCACAGCTGCCTTAGCGGTTTTTTCAACATCTGCCATTTCTGGATTACTCGGTCCGTTGAGCTCAATTGCTGGTATTGTATTATCAATAACGGGTATAATTGGAGCGTATCTAGATTGGAAGGATAAGGTTCGTAAAGATGCTTATTAATATAGGGGTTTCAGCTCTACCTGATGGGGATGGAGGCTTGCCTAGCCTTGCTAATACGGTAGCTAAAAAGACAACTTTCACAAAAGGTACTGGCCTAATGTTTTTAGTGTGTCTAGCCATACTTGCTTTTATATTGGCGTACTCCAAGATACCCTTTATCCAACAGAGTGTTTCTTTAGATAAAGAGGATTTGAGATTTACTTTTATAACGACTGTATGTTTTATGATTGTTTTCGCAGGATTATATATGCTTCCAGAAATAATACAAAATTTAAAGATATAAGGTAGAAAAGAGCCGTATGGGAAAGCATCCCTGCGGCTCTTCTCGTTCCCTCTGGTTTAAAAATTATGCTATATTAAACTTGGTTACCATAATCCTTATACCAGAGAGAGGGATAAAAATGAATAAAAAAAGCAATAATTTTGAATTGGTGCAAGACTATCAGTTGAGGAATTTAGCCGAGAAATTAATCGAGTGTGTCATTATTACCGTTAACGGAGTACAAATGAAGGGGATAATCTTATTTTATGATCGATACTGCATTGTACTTCAGAATCATAAAGGTATTAATTGTATGATATATAAACATGCTATATCCACGATAAAATTCTAATAATCTAGTTTAGGATAGTTCAATTATTTTTAGTGTGATGTTATAAATTGAAAAAGAGCCGTGGGAGAAAGCGTCCCTGCGGCTCTTTTTTTGTTACCAGTCCTCGTATTGTTCTACACGTTCGATGTCCTTAATTTCAAACCAGTCATCCTCTACCCTAAACGCGCCTTTCAGCTCAGCTATGGCGTTCACAATACCTTCGACACGCCTTTCATCCCAGGGATCGTACTTTTTGTATTACGCGATGCTTAAATGACGTTCTCAGGGTTATAGATA from the Paenibacillus sp. BIHB 4019 genome contains:
- a CDS encoding DUF2621 family protein, with protein sequence MKSAPDWFMYFIIFWAIVMVVFMAIGGFFMFRKFLKVLPQRDGKSKLDWQNYWVDRSRSMWTQESKLFLDELVAPVPSAFRDIAKHSIAAKIGQVAIEYEAKEVTRAHCVEGYIRATPKRDYKVLVTFLEKQGIDYSPFKHLLNK
- a CDS encoding tyrosine-type recombinase/integrase encodes the protein MEQSDHIFITHAGATKIYTEVMKHTLQYTYKKMKVEKISITRISPHGFRHTHATVLINNGVPPKTIADRLGNTVEMVYKVYGHSYKELENRAVVIFTETLTGAVGASAGAE
- a CDS encoding phage holin family protein, whose product is MMTGKTIFGVIGAVVVPAFKYMYGAGDAVVSAMVALTFFIVMDWISGIRAAKQDYSYSSKYGIDGIFRTLFMLLLPAGGHLLDSMFGLPGILFGALTAGLLYHVIQSMVANSLRAGWGQ
- a CDS encoding N-acetylmuramoyl-L-alanine amidase, translating into MTENAWHSGDGSKATSGNRASIGIEICESGNYSKVLDNAVELVADMLKQRGWGVERLRRHYDWSGKICPHLMYDGGKWTGWTTFKNRVAVKLQEVEPEMKAENANAIIKKYLQPDWAAAHKKGDAAGKEETHRVANELRKASGQKEQ